The genomic interval TAATTGCCTGTTTCAATTAATTGTTCCATCGCTTCAACATCGATACTGTCTGCACCGCGATCGTCAGTGAATACAAAGTTCACTTCACCCTTTTGCAAAGCTAGGAATGTCGTCTCTCCTGCTGGGAGAACTTTAGAAGTAATTTTTTTAATTTTAGGTGCGCCGCCCCAGTATGCGTCATTTGATTCAAACGAAGCATACTCATCAGTTTTATGGTCCATAAGCTTATATGGTCCTGTTCCGTTGTAGCCATTTACGCCATTTTTCGTTTCTCCATCAATAAAGTTTTTAGGGGAGATGAATACGTAAGGCCTAGTCATGGATAATTCAACTAAGGTTGGATAATAGGATTCAGACAGTGTGAGTTCAACTGTATATTCATCTACCGCTTTAACGCTTACTATTTTTGTCGACAGCTTGATCCAAGTATGCTTTTCTTTATTATGTTGTACCGCTTCAATATTTTGCTTTACAGCCTCTGCGTCAAAAGGTTCACCATCATGGAACTTCACATCTTTCCTCAAATGAAAGGTATATATTTTGCCATCTTCAGAAATTTCCCATGATTCCGCCAGTAAAGGCATGATTCCCTCCTTTGTGTTTTCGACTAAAGATTCGTACACCATTCCTTGTGCTGGCATTGAACCTGCATACAGATGTGGATTCATATCATTAATGTCTTTGGCCGATGCATACACGAGTTCTGTTTTCTTTTCCTTATTTGCTGAATTCGATTTCGCATCTTTGACGTCGCTGCAGCCTGCCAGTACAATTAAAAGCATCAGCATGGATAAAACAACAACAAGCAAATTTCCTTTTTTCAAAATACTTCCTCCTAAAAAATATAAGTTCATTATGGTTTCAACAATTACGCTTTTAAATATTTTCCAATTTCATTACAAATTCTGTTCAAGTCTTCTTCAAAGCTTTGAACAGCAAATGCAGCAGATAACCTAATTTCCTTATGGGATTGAGCAACTTCTTCCAATTTACTCTCATAGGTAAGTATGAATTTATCGATAGTAGGGCAGCTCGAATCTGTATATTTTGCAATTCCCTGAATGATTTTCAGACGATAATAATCCTCCTTTGGCATTCTTGGAATATCCAAATCACCTTCTCTATTAATGAACATCTTTCTGATAGGGACTGCAGAAAAGTCAAAATATTTCCCATCCTTATCAGGTTCAGAAAAAGGATCGATCAATAGCGAGGTATAACGGATATACAACAAATACTCTTGATGAATCGTTTCGAAAATTGGAAAGTTTTCTATATCATGACGTGATAAACTTTCGAGTCTTACCGGATAATTGTCATCCGTCATAAATTTAAGTAAATTTATACCTTTTATATGCAGCTTACTGATAATATTCATAATTTCTTTCCAATGGGCCAACATCTCACGAATAAGTAATGGTGTAATTGGCCCTTCAGGATAAATTTTATAAACATATTTTTTGGTATCCTGATCACCGAATATGGCGCTTAATGAAACCTCATTCATAAAGAGCGGCGGATGAACGTATAACGAAATATTTCTTGTTTCTGCTTCAATCGGCGATTCCATTATGTCTATCGCAATACCTAAATGTTTGTATGCTTTACAGAGTTCTTCAACATTAGGTGATGGGTAATTTGTAGAGCCAATAAATACTTTTTTCTTAACCGCTGTCGTTAGGACATGATTTGTAGGTCTAGCATGCATCCATCTTGTATCGCCAAAGTAGGTGGAAAAACTAATAATCTCCACACTCGGATTAAAATCATTCATATAATGGCGAATTAAGCTATGCGAGCCTAAGGTCGGGGAAATTAATAGCATACACTTTACTTTCCTTAG from Paenibacillus sp. FSL K6-3182 carries:
- a CDS encoding opine metallophore biosynthesis dehydrogenase yields the protein MSDFKHVLLLGTGPASIQLALKLKKCWDCTVAIVGRESVRSGSFYDALEQSNQRLRVSIQNEKHRALEGECFVDYIFKGYETITGEWDTLIFAVTTDAYIEVLKLIDPKVLRKVKCMLLISPTLGSHSLIRHYMNDFNPSVEIISFSTYFGDTRWMHARPTNHVLTTAVKKKVFIGSTNYPSPNVEELCKAYKHLGIAIDIMESPIEAETRNISLYVHPPLFMNEVSLSAIFGDQDTKKYVYKIYPEGPITPLLIREMLAHWKEIMNIISKLHIKGINLLKFMTDDNYPVRLESLSRHDIENFPIFETIHQEYLLYIRYTSLLIDPFSEPDKDGKYFDFSAVPIRKMFINREGDLDIPRMPKEDYYRLKIIQGIAKYTDSSCPTIDKFILTYESKLEEVAQSHKEIRLSAAFAVQSFEEDLNRICNEIGKYLKA